A region of Flavobacterium indicum GPTSA100-9 = DSM 17447 DNA encodes the following proteins:
- a CDS encoding porin family protein: MNKIVFLILFPILVWSQVTTTNEPIQEIDSLYREDQFYFSLSYNIVHDRPTGFKQFSFSPGITAGVLRDMPITKNRHWAIGLGLGYAYNNIKQFINSDELFGDNTIIPSENIRTIVTSHGIDIPLEIRWRNSTPESHKFWRIYTGFKASYIVDARLKLESSFGNSNESIMKEVNRWQFGAYITAGFNTWNPYIYYGINPIFKDGSKMSNLNVGFQFYIL; this comes from the coding sequence ATGAACAAAATTGTATTTTTAATACTATTTCCTATTTTAGTTTGGTCACAGGTTACTACGACTAATGAGCCAATTCAAGAAATTGATTCCTTATATAGAGAAGATCAATTTTATTTTTCATTAAGTTATAACATAGTTCACGATAGACCTACTGGGTTTAAACAATTTTCATTTTCTCCAGGAATTACTGCTGGTGTGCTAAGAGATATGCCTATTACAAAAAATAGACATTGGGCTATTGGATTAGGCTTAGGTTATGCATATAATAACATTAAACAATTTATAAACTCTGATGAATTATTTGGAGACAATACTATTATCCCGTCTGAAAACATTAGAACTATAGTAACTTCACACGGTATTGATATTCCTCTAGAAATTAGATGGAGAAACTCAACCCCAGAAAGCCATAAATTTTGGAGAATATACACTGGCTTTAAAGCTTCTTATATAGTAGATGCAAGATTAAAATTAGAATCTTCCTTTGGTAACAGTAATGAATCCATTATGAAAGAAGTTAACCGATGGCAATTTGGCGCTTATATTACAGCTGGGTTTAACACATGGAATCCTTATATTTATTATGGAATTAATCCAATTTTTAAGGACGGTTCTAAAATGAGTAACTTAAATGTAGGGTTTCAGTTTTATATCTTATAA
- a CDS encoding T9SS type A sorting domain-containing protein: protein MKKLYSIFIGLISFASFGQTIYSENMGTPTGNTAVATYVTGTAPATFQNGSPIVYTGTSGANMMRVSTASSGYTGASGNGNVFFNQTTNVGHFFQIDGINTSAYSAADLKLSFGMLSTSIATSQLIVEQSTNGGSTWTPLSYTAPTAANSWTLVSISGGAIPSSTTLSLRFTQPSTATTPVSTQFRIDDVKVENVSASCTLSLGTPVVACVTSTSGLDNYTVTIPYTGGATATYTITTTGVVSGDNPTTTAAGNIIITMSESVTGTQSVTVSSSPTCTFTTNFTSPDNCIATNSLPVNEPFNYAVGTQLNTSQMWKNSSVGADEILAVSGNLTYTGITSTGNSVSFTGTGSDTLLPFTDTTSGDLFTSFLVKVSDLTGISTTGSTYFAVLTNASNAFTVARIYFKTDGTNFQYGISPTTTVADIVWSANTYAVNSTQYLVLRYDFTNNSLSLYENPTIGGSASPSVVVTPTTALTSLANFILRQDSATSTPAMTIDELTITTTPNFTLSSASFSQIDGLKMYPNPVKGDNLHIETALNGSIEVAIFDLVGKQVVSTKVVNNTVNVANLTTGVYVVKITEEGKTSTKKLVIE, encoded by the coding sequence ATGAAAAAACTTTACTCAATTTTTATTGGTTTAATTTCGTTTGCTTCATTTGGACAAACTATTTATTCTGAAAATATGGGAACTCCCACTGGAAATACAGCTGTTGCTACCTACGTTACTGGAACTGCACCTGCAACTTTTCAAAATGGTTCCCCGATAGTTTACACTGGTACATCTGGTGCTAACATGATGAGAGTTTCTACTGCTTCATCAGGTTATACTGGAGCATCTGGAAATGGAAATGTTTTTTTTAATCAGACTACCAATGTTGGTCATTTTTTCCAAATTGACGGAATAAATACTTCAGCATATAGCGCAGCTGACTTAAAATTATCTTTTGGAATGTTGAGCACAAGTATTGCTACTTCACAATTAATTGTTGAACAAAGCACGAACGGCGGTTCTACTTGGACTCCACTTTCATATACAGCTCCAACTGCTGCAAATTCTTGGACGTTGGTTTCAATTTCTGGAGGTGCAATCCCTTCTTCAACAACGTTATCTTTAAGATTTACTCAACCGTCAACTGCAACAACTCCTGTTTCTACACAATTTAGAATTGATGATGTTAAAGTTGAAAACGTATCTGCATCTTGTACTTTATCATTAGGAACACCGGTTGTTGCTTGTGTTACTTCAACTTCTGGCTTAGACAATTATACAGTTACAATTCCTTATACTGGTGGAGCAACTGCAACTTACACTATTACAACAACCGGTGTTGTTAGTGGAGACAATCCAACAACTACTGCCGCAGGTAATATAATAATCACTATGAGTGAAAGTGTTACAGGAACTCAATCAGTTACAGTAAGTTCAAGTCCAACATGTACTTTTACAACTAACTTTACTAGTCCAGACAACTGTATTGCAACTAATTCATTACCTGTAAACGAACCTTTTAATTATGCTGTAGGAACTCAATTGAACACATCTCAAATGTGGAAAAATAGCTCGGTTGGTGCAGATGAAATATTAGCTGTTAGCGGTAACCTTACTTATACTGGTATAACTTCAACTGGTAATTCAGTTTCATTTACAGGAACAGGTAGCGATACTTTACTTCCATTCACTGATACAACTTCTGGTGACTTATTTACATCTTTTTTAGTAAAAGTTAGTGACTTAACAGGAATTTCAACAACAGGATCTACTTATTTTGCAGTTTTAACTAATGCATCTAACGCATTTACTGTAGCAAGAATATATTTCAAAACTGATGGTACAAATTTCCAATACGGAATTAGTCCAACAACTACTGTTGCAGATATTGTTTGGTCTGCTAATACATACGCTGTAAATTCTACTCAGTATTTAGTGTTAAGATATGACTTTACAAATAATTCATTATCATTATATGAAAACCCAACAATTGGTGGATCAGCATCTCCTTCAGTTGTTGTAACTCCAACAACTGCGTTAACTAGCTTAGCTAACTTCATTTTACGTCAAGACTCTGCGACATCAACTCCAGCTATGACAATTGATGAGTTAACAATCACAACTACACCTAACTTTACTTTATCATCAGCTTCATTCTCTCAAATTGATGGTTTAAAAATGTATCCAAACCCTGTTAAAGGTGATAACTTACACATTGAAACAGCTTTAAATGGATCAATCGAAGTTGCAATCTTTGATTTAGTAGGTAAACAAGTAGTATCTACTAAGGTAGTTAACAACACAGTAAATGTAGCTAATTTGACTACTGGTGTTTATGTAGTTAAAATTACAGAAGAAGGTAAAACATCTACTAAGAAATTAGTTATCGAGTAA
- a CDS encoding TatD family hydrolase, giving the protein MILTDTHTHLYSEEFEQDRNEMMQRALEKGVTRLFVPSIDSSYTQKMYDLELQFPENVFLMMGLHPCYVKENYLEELEHVETELAKRKFAAIGEIGIDLYWDKTHLKEQQYAFQHQIQLAKKYKLPINIHCREAFNEIFEILEQEKSNELFGIFHCFTGNYNQAFQAIDCGMKLGIGGVATFKNGKIDQFLNEISLEHIVLETDAPYLAPVPYRGKRNESSYVALVAEKLASIYNRPVEEIAAITTKNSQDVFGF; this is encoded by the coding sequence ATGATTTTAACTGACACCCATACCCATTTATATTCTGAGGAATTTGAACAAGACAGAAATGAAATGATGCAACGGGCTCTTGAAAAAGGCGTTACCCGTTTGTTTGTCCCTTCAATTGACAGCAGTTATACACAAAAAATGTATGACTTGGAACTACAATTCCCTGAAAATGTATTTTTAATGATGGGATTACACCCGTGTTATGTAAAAGAAAATTATTTGGAAGAACTAGAACACGTGGAAACCGAATTAGCCAAGAGAAAATTTGCAGCAATTGGCGAAATTGGTATTGATTTGTATTGGGATAAAACGCATTTAAAAGAACAGCAATATGCTTTTCAACATCAAATTCAATTAGCAAAAAAATACAAATTGCCTATAAATATTCATTGCAGAGAGGCTTTTAATGAAATTTTTGAAATATTAGAGCAAGAAAAAAGTAACGAATTATTCGGTATCTTTCATTGTTTTACTGGCAATTATAACCAGGCATTTCAAGCCATTGACTGTGGAATGAAACTAGGCATTGGTGGTGTGGCTACGTTTAAAAATGGAAAAATTGATCAGTTTTTAAATGAAATTTCATTAGAACATATTGTATTAGAAACAGATGCACCCTACTTAGCACCGGTACCTTACAGAGGAAAAAGAAACGAAAGTAGTTATGTGGCGTTAGTTGCAGAAAAATTAGCTTCAATTTACAATAGACCTGTTGAAGAAATAGCAGCCATAACCACAAAAAACTCACAAGATGTTTTTGGTTTTTAA
- a CDS encoding THC0290_0291 family protein produces the protein MPKKILLALLFAFGAQSVSFAQFGFSHEVGAFVGPTLFYSDYGQSDNTETNLTNNGFGIGLVHYMNFSYRAECNCYTPETYFNDHFKLRSEISYTRAKLNHAGEWVKPERQSITAKQLRAMQGLASVTDIGMQLEYFPWSIRQFTATDGAWGPFVALGAHYNFFSPENTSSLGEINTSLTYPEKYLYKDAVTNASGSTWSVVASAGTRYKLTELSDLFVELRWQYYFSNWVEGVSPDPIRYPENKANDWNLWLNFGYIYYLD, from the coding sequence ATGCCAAAGAAAATACTTTTAGCTCTTTTATTCGCTTTTGGTGCTCAATCGGTTTCATTTGCTCAATTTGGTTTTTCTCATGAGGTAGGTGCTTTTGTAGGGCCAACTTTATTTTATTCTGATTATGGACAAAGCGACAACACAGAAACCAATTTAACTAATAATGGTTTTGGTATTGGATTAGTACATTACATGAACTTTTCATATAGAGCTGAATGTAACTGTTATACACCTGAAACCTATTTTAACGATCACTTTAAATTAAGATCTGAAATATCCTATACAAGAGCAAAACTAAACCATGCTGGAGAATGGGTAAAACCTGAAAGACAATCCATTACTGCAAAACAGTTAAGAGCGATGCAAGGTTTGGCAAGTGTTACAGATATTGGAATGCAGTTAGAGTATTTTCCATGGAGTATTAGACAATTTACAGCTACTGATGGAGCATGGGGACCATTTGTTGCATTAGGAGCACACTATAATTTTTTCAGCCCTGAAAACACTTCTTCTTTAGGAGAAATCAACACCTCACTTACTTATCCTGAAAAGTATTTATACAAAGATGCTGTTACAAACGCAAGCGGAAGCACATGGAGTGTAGTTGCAAGTGCTGGTACAAGATATAAATTAACGGAGTTATCGGATTTATTTGTAGAGTTAAGATGGCAATATTATTTTTCTAACTGGGTTGAAGGTGTAAGTCCAGATCCAATTAGATATCCAGAAAACAAAGCAAATGATTGGAATTTATGGTTAAATTTTGGATACATCTACTACTTAGATTAA
- the gdhA gene encoding NADP-specific glutamate dehydrogenase, producing MSQSVNAFLEAVAKRNANEPEFMQAVKEVAETVIPFIEQNPKYQGKMLLERMVEPERVIMFRIAWIDDAGNTQVNRGYRIQMNSAIGPYKGGIRFHPSVNLSILKFLAFEQVFKNSLTTLPMGGGKGGSDFDPKGKSDNEIMRFCQAFMTELQRHIGADTDVPAGDIGVGGREVGYMFGQYKKLRNEFTGVLTGKGITFGGSLIRPEATGYGDVYFAQNMLATRGESFAGKTVVVSGSGNVAQYAIEKATQLGGKVVTASDSSGYIYDADGIDAEKLAYIMEIKNVRYGRINEYVAKYPNAKFVEGKRPWEVKCDIALPCATQNELNGEEAKTLVANGCFCVAEGANMPSTPEAVEVFLAAKILFAPGKASNAGGVATSGLEMSQNSLRLSWTREEVDQRLHRIMSDIHEACVKYGKDETGFVDYVRGANIAGFVKVADAMLGQGVV from the coding sequence ATGAGTCAAAGTGTTAATGCATTTTTAGAAGCAGTTGCTAAGAGAAATGCAAATGAGCCAGAGTTTATGCAAGCAGTAAAAGAGGTTGCAGAAACAGTAATTCCTTTCATTGAGCAAAATCCTAAATATCAAGGTAAAATGTTATTGGAAAGAATGGTTGAACCAGAAAGAGTAATCATGTTTAGAATTGCTTGGATTGATGATGCAGGTAATACACAAGTAAACAGAGGTTATAGAATTCAAATGAATTCAGCTATTGGACCATATAAAGGAGGTATTCGTTTCCATCCTTCAGTAAATTTAAGTATTTTAAAATTCTTAGCTTTTGAACAAGTTTTTAAAAACTCTTTAACAACTTTGCCAATGGGTGGAGGAAAAGGAGGTTCTGATTTTGATCCAAAAGGTAAATCTGATAATGAAATTATGAGATTCTGTCAAGCATTTATGACTGAATTACAAAGACATATTGGTGCTGATACTGACGTACCTGCTGGTGATATTGGTGTAGGAGGAAGAGAAGTAGGTTACATGTTTGGTCAATATAAAAAATTAAGAAATGAATTTACAGGTGTATTAACTGGAAAAGGTATTACGTTTGGTGGTTCATTAATCCGTCCTGAAGCAACTGGTTATGGTGATGTATATTTTGCACAAAACATGTTAGCTACAAGAGGTGAAAGCTTTGCGGGTAAAACTGTAGTTGTTTCTGGTTCAGGAAATGTTGCTCAATATGCTATTGAAAAAGCTACTCAATTAGGTGGTAAAGTGGTTACTGCTTCTGATTCATCAGGTTATATTTATGATGCCGATGGAATTGATGCTGAGAAATTAGCTTATATCATGGAAATTAAAAATGTAAGATACGGAAGAATTAATGAGTATGTGGCTAAATATCCTAATGCAAAATTTGTGGAAGGAAAACGCCCTTGGGAAGTTAAATGTGATATTGCTTTACCATGTGCAACTCAAAACGAGTTAAATGGTGAAGAAGCAAAAACTTTAGTAGCTAATGGATGTTTTTGTGTGGCTGAAGGTGCAAACATGCCTTCAACTCCTGAAGCGGTTGAGGTATTTTTAGCGGCTAAAATTTTATTTGCTCCTGGTAAAGCTTCTAACGCGGGTGGTGTTGCTACTTCTGGTTTAGAAATGTCTCAAAACTCTTTACGTTTGTCTTGGACTAGAGAAGAAGTTGACCAAAGATTACACAGAATTATGAGTGATATTCACGAGGCTTGTGTGAAATATGGTAAAGATGAAACTGGTTTTGTTGATTACGTTAGAGGTGCAAATATTGCTGGTTTCGTTAAAGTGGCTGATGCAATGTTAGGTCAAGGTGTAGTATAA
- a CDS encoding T9SS type A sorting domain-containing protein, translated as MKKNYFYTLILLFIFSISIQAQDSRVVVNKSQDPVIEGLSVYPNPNNTGKVFITSKSNLEKKVEIFDVLGKKVVDVTLYTKELNISNLNPGVYIIKVKEGEASATRKLIIN; from the coding sequence ATGAAGAAAAATTACTTTTATACATTAATTTTACTTTTTATTTTCTCTATCAGCATTCAAGCGCAAGATAGCAGAGTTGTTGTGAACAAATCTCAAGACCCAGTAATTGAAGGATTAAGTGTTTATCCTAACCCTAATAACACTGGAAAAGTCTTCATTACTTCTAAATCAAACTTAGAGAAGAAAGTCGAAATTTTTGATGTGTTAGGAAAAAAAGTAGTTGATGTAACACTTTACACCAAAGAGCTAAACATTAGCAACTTGAACCCTGGGGTTTATATTATCAAAGTTAAAGAAGGAGAAGCCTCTGCGACTAGAAAACTTATTATCAACTAA
- a CDS encoding lysophospholipid acyltransferase family protein — translation MSKFDKIRPYYDTEVNHALKELVNHPMMKAMMNFAYPNLDDAIWKEQLLRTYSIRDFQINFAYQAIKKILEKTSDGLTTSGFEKLEPNTAYYFISNHRDIILDTSLLNVCLFDHDLIMTASAIGDNLVKKDFLLKLSKLNRNFLVQRGLPPRELLQSSKLLSEYMYHLVSRENRSVWIAQREGRTKDGNDATHQGVLKMIAMANDEKDVMDFFKKIKLVPVSISYEYDPTDALKMPQLMAEANDEIYIKEKNEDFITLLSGIIGQKKRIHIHVGDVLEQEIDQIKAENDNNNKQIQALAQAIDDSILQSYKLWPTNFIAYDLLHNTTTYSSMYTEKEKQLFERRLELRINADDTKQKESFLAMYANPVINKLKYQEIETN, via the coding sequence ATGTCTAAATTCGATAAAATACGTCCTTACTATGATACTGAGGTAAACCATGCTTTAAAAGAGCTGGTGAACCATCCTATGATGAAAGCGATGATGAATTTTGCTTATCCAAATTTAGATGATGCTATTTGGAAAGAGCAATTATTACGTACTTATTCCATACGCGACTTTCAAATTAATTTTGCTTATCAAGCCATTAAAAAGATTTTAGAAAAAACTTCTGATGGATTGACCACTTCTGGATTTGAAAAGCTTGAACCTAATACGGCTTACTATTTTATTTCGAATCATAGAGATATTATTTTAGACACCTCCTTACTCAATGTTTGCTTATTTGATCATGATTTAATCATGACTGCATCGGCAATTGGAGATAATTTAGTGAAGAAAGACTTTTTATTAAAATTATCGAAACTTAATAGAAACTTTCTAGTTCAACGTGGATTACCCCCAAGAGAATTGTTACAAAGTTCAAAGTTACTTTCTGAATACATGTATCATTTAGTCTCTAGAGAAAACCGTTCGGTATGGATAGCACAACGTGAAGGTAGAACAAAGGATGGTAACGACGCCACTCATCAAGGGGTTTTGAAAATGATTGCCATGGCCAATGATGAAAAAGATGTGATGGATTTTTTCAAAAAGATAAAACTCGTTCCTGTTTCAATTTCCTATGAGTATGACCCTACTGATGCCTTAAAAATGCCTCAATTAATGGCAGAAGCAAATGATGAAATTTACATTAAAGAAAAAAACGAAGATTTCATCACGTTATTAAGTGGAATCATTGGACAGAAAAAAAGAATACACATTCATGTTGGAGACGTATTGGAACAAGAAATTGACCAAATTAAAGCTGAAAACGACAATAACAATAAACAAATCCAAGCATTGGCTCAAGCGATAGATGATTCTATTTTACAATCGTATAAACTTTGGCCTACTAATTTTATTGCTTACGATTTATTACACAACACTACTACTTACAGTTCCATGTATACGGAAAAAGAAAAACAACTTTTTGAACGTCGCCTTGAATTAAGAATCAATGCTGATGATACAAAACAAAAAGAAAGCTTTTTAGCAATGTATGCAAACCCTGTAATTAATAAATTAAAATACCAGGAAATTGAAACCAATTAG
- a CDS encoding asparaginase: MKPISKPNILLIYTGGTIGMVKDANTGALKAFNFNKLQKGIPELKLLDCIIDAISFDEPIDSSNMQIENWKKIASIIESNYIAYDGFVVLHGSDTMSYSASALSFMLENIAKPVVFTGSQLPIGDLRTDAKENLITAIQIASLQENGVPVIKEVCLYFEYKLYRGNRTTKISAEHFNAFTSPNFSELAESGVHLKVNKHLLIQPKNNELKVNLSFDNNVLILKLFPGINQNVVKALLSIPSLKGVVLETYGSGNAPMHDWFIEELENATKKGLYIVNVTQCSGGSVLMGAYETSTKLKEMGVISGKDITTEAAITKLMYLLGQQVSPNFFKTIFETSLRGEMND, from the coding sequence TTGAAACCAATTAGCAAACCAAATATCTTGCTTATTTATACGGGTGGCACCATCGGTATGGTTAAAGACGCAAATACTGGAGCACTGAAAGCCTTTAACTTTAACAAATTACAAAAAGGAATTCCTGAATTAAAACTACTGGATTGTATTATTGACGCTATTTCTTTTGATGAGCCTATTGATTCATCAAACATGCAAATTGAAAATTGGAAAAAAATAGCCAGCATCATAGAATCAAATTATATTGCTTATGATGGATTTGTAGTTTTACATGGTTCAGACACCATGTCCTATAGTGCTTCTGCGTTAAGTTTTATGTTAGAAAACATTGCTAAACCAGTGGTTTTTACAGGTTCACAATTACCTATTGGTGATTTAAGAACAGACGCAAAGGAAAACTTAATTACAGCCATTCAAATTGCTTCTTTACAAGAAAATGGCGTTCCTGTAATTAAAGAAGTTTGTTTGTATTTTGAATACAAATTATACAGAGGTAATAGAACCACTAAAATAAGTGCCGAACATTTTAATGCATTCACATCTCCCAATTTTTCAGAATTAGCGGAGTCAGGAGTTCATTTAAAAGTGAATAAACATTTACTAATACAACCAAAAAACAACGAATTAAAGGTTAATCTTTCTTTTGATAATAATGTGTTAATTTTAAAATTATTCCCAGGTATCAATCAGAACGTAGTGAAAGCACTACTAAGCATTCCAAGTTTAAAAGGAGTTGTTTTAGAAACTTATGGTTCTGGAAATGCCCCTATGCATGATTGGTTTATAGAAGAATTAGAAAATGCAACAAAGAAAGGTTTATATATTGTAAATGTTACTCAATGTAGCGGTGGAAGTGTGCTCATGGGGGCTTATGAAACCAGTACAAAACTAAAAGAAATGGGCGTTATTTCAGGAAAAGATATTACAACTGAAGCAGCTATAACAAAATTAATGTACCTTTTAGGTCAACAAGTTTCACCAAATTTCTTTAAAACGATTTTTGAAACTTCATTAAGAGGAGAAATGAACGATTAA
- the rpoN gene encoding RNA polymerase factor sigma-54 produces MLKQNLNLKLSQKLSPQQIQLMKLIQLPTQAFEQRLQEEMVENPALEGDVDATLDSYEDSFDNSNDDYDDYDNEHIDTGDLNIDEYLSNDETPDYKYQTNNYSDDDEEKSLPIAAQMSFHQDLINQLNTFILTDEDREIAEFLVGSIEDSGYIRRSIQDIVDDMAFTQGIYTDEKTVERILTIVQQLEPSGVGARDLQECLLIQLKHKTPTDSVSLAIDIIDKQFDAFTKKHYDKLLQKFDVSKEQLKKAIDEIEKLNPKPGGSFDSSSRVVEHVVPDFTIRVIDGELELTLNSRNAPELHVSKDYQEMLKTYKDSSEKSSAQKDAVQFIKQKLDSAKWFIDAIKQRQETLMVTMNAIMHFQYEYFLEGEETKLKPMILKDIADMIGLDISTVSRVANSKYVETPYGTKLIKEFFSEAMKNTEGEDVSTIEIKKILEQVIAEEDKNKPLPDEDLAVILKERGYPIARRTVAKYREQLDIPVARLRKKI; encoded by the coding sequence ATGCTTAAACAGAATCTAAATTTAAAACTTTCACAGAAACTATCGCCTCAGCAAATTCAGTTGATGAAACTGATTCAATTGCCTACGCAAGCTTTTGAACAGCGTTTGCAAGAAGAAATGGTTGAAAATCCGGCTTTAGAAGGTGATGTGGATGCTACTTTAGATTCTTATGAAGATTCATTTGATAATTCAAACGACGATTACGACGATTACGATAACGAGCATATTGATACAGGAGATTTAAATATCGATGAATATTTAAGTAATGATGAAACTCCAGATTATAAGTATCAAACCAACAATTACAGTGACGACGACGAAGAAAAATCGTTGCCAATTGCTGCTCAAATGAGTTTTCATCAAGATTTAATCAATCAGTTGAATACGTTTATTTTAACTGATGAAGATCGAGAAATTGCTGAATTTTTAGTGGGTAGTATTGAAGATTCGGGTTATATTCGAAGAAGTATTCAAGACATCGTTGACGATATGGCTTTTACACAAGGCATATATACTGATGAAAAAACGGTGGAACGCATTTTAACTATAGTGCAACAATTAGAACCATCTGGAGTGGGCGCTAGGGATTTGCAAGAATGTTTGTTAATTCAGTTAAAACACAAAACTCCTACGGATTCTGTAAGTTTAGCTATTGATATAATAGATAAACAGTTTGATGCGTTTACAAAAAAGCATTATGATAAATTGTTGCAAAAATTTGATGTTTCTAAAGAGCAATTGAAAAAAGCGATTGATGAAATTGAAAAATTAAATCCAAAACCAGGCGGAAGTTTTGATAGCAGCAGTAGGGTAGTAGAGCATGTAGTACCCGATTTTACAATTCGAGTAATTGATGGGGAATTGGAATTGACTTTAAATTCGAGAAATGCTCCTGAGTTACATGTTTCAAAGGATTACCAAGAAATGCTAAAAACCTACAAAGATTCAAGTGAAAAATCTTCTGCGCAAAAAGATGCTGTTCAATTTATCAAACAAAAATTGGATTCAGCCAAATGGTTTATTGATGCTATAAAGCAACGTCAAGAAACATTGATGGTAACCATGAATGCTATCATGCATTTTCAATACGAATATTTTTTAGAAGGGGAAGAAACAAAGTTGAAGCCTATGATTCTAAAAGATATTGCCGATATGATCGGTTTAGATATTTCTACTGTTTCTCGTGTGGCAAATAGTAAATATGTTGAAACACCTTATGGAACCAAACTAATTAAAGAATTTTTTAGTGAGGCCATGAAAAATACTGAAGGAGAAGATGTTTCAACTATTGAAATTAAGAAAATTTTAGAACAAGTTATTGCTGAAGAAGATAAAAATAAACCTTTACCTGATGAAGATTTAGCTGTAATTCTAAAAGAACGCGGGTACCCTATTGCAAGAAGAACGGTTGCAAAATACAGAGAACAATTAGATATTCCTGTGGCGCGTTTAAGAAAGAAAATATAA
- a CDS encoding LuxE/PaaK family acyltransferase has product MITAADIFSIASKKEFEKITLKVFRHQYENNAVYHKFCNLLKKNPTNVKRIPDIPFLPIQFFKSERIVSNKAPDEIIFTSSGTTGMSTSKHHVTDLSVYETSFRQAFSQFYGNIEDYCVLALLPSYLERDGSSLIYMAQDLIEGSQHPDSGFYLNEYQQLAEKLIALDKEGQNVLLIGVTYALLDIIEQFDFQLNNTIIMETGGMKGKRKEMIREELHALLSKGFGVSTIHSEYGMTELLSQAYSLGNGIFECPPWMDVIIRDTEDALSLIGYNKTGGINVIDLANINSCAFIATQDLGKKYENQTFEVLGRFDNSDIRGCNLLVQ; this is encoded by the coding sequence TTGATTACAGCAGCTGACATATTTTCTATCGCTTCAAAAAAAGAATTTGAAAAAATTACGTTAAAAGTTTTCAGACACCAATATGAAAACAACGCCGTGTACCATAAATTCTGTAATCTATTAAAAAAAAATCCAACCAACGTAAAACGAATTCCTGATATTCCCTTTTTACCCATCCAATTTTTTAAATCGGAACGAATTGTTTCTAACAAGGCTCCTGATGAAATTATTTTTACAAGTAGTGGCACCACTGGAATGAGTACGAGTAAACACCATGTTACCGATTTAAGTGTATACGAGACAAGTTTTAGACAAGCATTTTCGCAATTTTACGGCAACATAGAAGATTATTGTGTGTTAGCACTATTACCTTCCTATTTAGAAAGAGATGGCTCTTCATTAATTTATATGGCTCAAGATTTAATCGAAGGCAGTCAGCATCCAGATAGTGGTTTTTACTTAAACGAATACCAACAATTAGCCGAAAAATTAATTGCTCTTGATAAAGAGGGACAAAATGTACTACTCATTGGCGTAACCTATGCGTTATTAGATATAATTGAACAATTTGACTTTCAATTAAACAACACGATTATTATGGAAACGGGAGGAATGAAAGGCAAACGTAAAGAAATGATTCGCGAAGAATTACACGCACTATTAAGCAAAGGATTTGGTGTATCTACGATACATTCTGAATACGGAATGACCGAATTGTTGTCACAAGCCTATTCTTTAGGCAATGGTATTTTTGAATGCCCGCCTTGGATGGATGTAATCATTAGAGATACAGAAGATGCATTGAGTTTAATTGGATATAACAAAACAGGCGGTATTAATGTAATAGATTTAGCCAATATAAATTCTTGTGCTTTTATTGCTACGCAAGATTTAGGTAAAAAATACGAAAATCAAACGTTTGAAGTTTTAGGAAGGTTTGACAATAGTGATATAAGAGGTTGTAATTTATTAGTGCAATAA